A section of the Acidobacteriota bacterium genome encodes:
- a CDS encoding DUF1579 domain-containing protein gives MSTGIMTSEGAPAADGKFIEYVGDLSVPIVNKYRQQRAVEHEEDADHRRKKAFDVGPDGKPFRSMGWCLSGESETS, from the coding sequence ATGAGCACGGGCATCATGACCTCCGAGGGTGCACCGGCTGCGGATGGGAAGTTCATCGAGTATGTCGGCGATCTTTCGGTCCCGATTGTCAACAAGTACCGCCAGCAACGGGCGGTCGAACACGAGGAAGACGCGGATCACCGCCGGAAGAAAGCCTTCGATGTTGGTCCCGATGGCAAGCCGTTCCGGTCGATGGGATGGTGTTTATCCGGCGAAAGTGAGACGAGCTGA
- a CDS encoding cysteine desulfurase, with amino-acid sequence MAREARIAQPIYLDYNATTPIAPEVRSALRPYMEEYFGNPSSAHRFGQLARAGVETARAQVAGLLGAKSTEIIFTGSGTESDNLAIFGIIRGSRKTAGHMITSSVEHPAVDVVCHQLAAEGWSITRLPVDGNGRVDPDDVRRAVRSDTVLVSIMHANNEVGSIQPLQAISVILRERDIPFHTDAAQSAGKIPCRVDELGVDLLTIAGHKLYAPKGVGALYVRAGVSLAPFMRGAGQEGGRRPGTENVSGIVGLGAACELAAAEGEQRTAHLGRTRDLLGALLNAGLDDIRRNGDQDWVLPNTLSVGFGGILVADLVDALDGVAASAGAACHGKGGGLSATLKAMAVPERYALGTLRLSTGRPTTEEDIRTAADRIITAVKKLRR; translated from the coding sequence ATGGCACGAGAGGCAAGAATCGCACAACCCATTTACTTGGATTACAACGCCACGACTCCTATCGCGCCGGAAGTGCGATCGGCCCTGCGGCCATATATGGAGGAATATTTCGGCAATCCCTCCTCAGCCCACCGCTTCGGTCAACTGGCGCGTGCTGGAGTTGAGACCGCCCGTGCACAGGTGGCCGGATTGCTGGGTGCAAAATCCACCGAAATCATCTTTACCGGAAGCGGCACGGAATCGGATAATCTGGCTATTTTTGGCATCATCCGAGGGTCGCGAAAAACAGCGGGCCACATGATCACCTCGTCGGTGGAACACCCGGCGGTCGACGTTGTGTGCCACCAGCTGGCCGCCGAAGGCTGGTCCATCACCCGGCTGCCGGTGGACGGGAACGGGCGCGTGGATCCCGACGACGTGCGGCGGGCTGTGCGTTCGGATACCGTCCTGGTTTCCATCATGCACGCCAACAACGAGGTGGGGTCGATCCAGCCGCTGCAGGCGATTTCGGTCATCCTCCGCGAGCGGGACATCCCTTTCCATACCGACGCCGCGCAGAGTGCAGGCAAGATTCCCTGCCGAGTGGATGAACTGGGCGTTGACCTGCTCACCATCGCCGGCCATAAACTGTACGCCCCGAAAGGAGTCGGGGCGCTATATGTTCGGGCGGGTGTCTCACTTGCTCCATTCATGCGAGGCGCCGGACAGGAAGGTGGCCGTCGGCCGGGGACAGAGAATGTCTCCGGGATAGTCGGATTGGGAGCCGCCTGTGAATTGGCGGCAGCCGAAGGAGAACAACGCACAGCTCATCTAGGTCGGACCCGTGATCTGCTCGGGGCGCTGCTGAATGCAGGCTTGGACGACATCCGCCGAAACGGGGACCAAGACTGGGTATTGCCCAACACGTTGAGTGTTGGGTTCGGCGGTATCTTGGTGGCTGATCTCGTAGACGCGCTGGACGGCGTGGCCGCTTCCGCCGGCGCCGCCTGCCACGGTAAGGGAGGTGGACTCTCGGCCACGCTCAAAGCCATGGCTGTTCCGGAGCGCTATGCATTGGGCACGCTGCGCCTGTCCACCGGCCGTCCCACCACCGAAGAAGACATTCGCACGGCGGCTGACCGGATCATCACGGCGGTGAAAAAACTGCGGCGTTGA
- a CDS encoding DUF1579 domain-containing protein — MSNCRKVHPVESHCLEDNKKPLASCLCGGVLILLALGWPAWAQEPAAAKDDPMQAMMAAYARYGEIGKEHRLLRQRAGTRDVTVRMGAAPGSPAEELKRTSDCRQIVGGRLILEKFESMLMGQPFSGLELIGFDNIKKKYIVI; from the coding sequence ATGTCAAACTGTCGGAAGGTGCACCCGGTTGAATCGCACTGTCTGGAGGACAACAAGAAACCGCTCGCCAGCTGTCTCTGTGGCGGCGTTCTGATTCTGCTGGCACTAGGCTGGCCTGCCTGGGCCCAGGAGCCGGCCGCGGCCAAGGACGATCCGATGCAGGCCATGATGGCCGCCTACGCCCGCTACGGAGAGATTGGTAAAGAGCATCGGCTGCTCCGTCAGCGGGCCGGCACCCGGGACGTCACCGTTCGAATGGGGGCGGCTCCCGGCTCCCCAGCGGAGGAATTGAAGAGGACCAGTGACTGCCGCCAGATTGTGGGTGGCCGCTTGATCCTAGAGAAATTTGAAAGCATGCTCATGGGCCAGCCGTTCAGCGGACTCGAGTTGATCGGTTTCGATAACATCAAGAAGAAGTATATCGTCATCTGA
- a CDS encoding VWA domain-containing protein, giving the protein MFRNPEALWLLAALPLLVWRHWRNLRADGAAIGHPAGFALRSGGEIWLHLHFLLKIAAIGVLVVALARPQKVIAGEETSTDGVDIMIALDTSGSMDARDFKPRNRLTVAKQVVRDFITGRISDRIGLVVFAARAVTRCPLTVDYDVLLQLVDATELGQLPDGTAIGNALATAISRLKASKARSRVIILVTDGVNNTGEIDPHTAAEMARMLEHKVYTVGVGREGTAPFPVTNPYTGHKELVEMDVRIDEDVLTDVARRTGGRYFRAMDPAALKSIFQQIDALERSKIRVHRWSDYVELYPPYVVTGLVLLSLWTVLGGTIFRRLP; this is encoded by the coding sequence ATGTTCCGCAACCCCGAGGCGCTATGGTTGCTTGCGGCGCTGCCGCTCTTGGTCTGGCGACACTGGCGGAACCTCCGGGCAGACGGTGCGGCCATCGGTCATCCGGCTGGTTTTGCCCTGCGGTCCGGCGGGGAGATCTGGCTGCACCTGCATTTCCTGCTCAAAATCGCCGCCATTGGGGTGTTGGTGGTTGCCTTGGCCCGGCCGCAGAAAGTCATCGCGGGAGAGGAGACTTCCACCGATGGCGTGGACATCATGATCGCCCTCGACACCTCAGGCAGCATGGATGCCCGCGATTTCAAACCGCGCAATCGGCTGACCGTGGCCAAACAAGTGGTGCGCGATTTCATCACTGGACGCATTTCCGATCGAATCGGTTTGGTGGTGTTTGCCGCGCGGGCGGTGACCCGTTGTCCGCTCACCGTCGACTACGACGTGCTGCTGCAGCTGGTGGACGCCACGGAGTTGGGCCAGTTGCCCGATGGCACGGCGATCGGCAATGCGTTGGCTACGGCGATCAGTCGACTGAAAGCGTCCAAAGCCCGGTCGCGCGTGATCATCCTAGTCACCGACGGCGTCAACAACACGGGCGAGATCGACCCGCACACCGCTGCCGAGATGGCCAGGATGCTGGAGCACAAAGTGTACACCGTGGGCGTGGGGCGGGAGGGAACGGCGCCGTTTCCGGTAACCAATCCGTACACAGGTCACAAAGAGCTTGTGGAGATGGACGTGCGGATTGATGAAGACGTGCTCACCGATGTGGCGCGGCGGACCGGCGGCCGTTATTTCCGCGCGATGGATCCGGCGGCATTGAAATCGATCTTTCAGCAGATCGACGCCCTTGAGCGGAGTAAAATACGTGTCCACCGCTGGTCGGACTATGTGGAACTGTACCCGCCCTATGTGGTGACAGGTTTGGTTTTGTTGAGCCTATGGACGGTGTTGGGCGGCACGATCTTCCGACGATTGCCTTGA
- a CDS encoding protein kinase, giving the protein MKSIGKYEVVGTIGAGAMGTVYKGYDRRLARFVAIKALFPQYIDDAEKAARFLKEARALAQIPHPNIVQVHDLYEENGIPYIVMEYLDGRNLKQLRDDGVRFSLAQTLNILSQVAHGLDYAHQNSVIHRDVKPANLIITRSGAVKIVDFGIARLAESTIHTREGITVGTLAYMSPEQARGEPVDARADQYSLGVIAYELLQGDNPFQAENATGVLYRILTHNPPLLGSTLPGCPQVLSEAVARMLNKERGNRLVNLSDFAALCEEIRQQEGLTDGGLETLFDSITPAEDAESTRLAQPDDTTRRHAAGDTFTLDEETTGRVRAAGYGPQARAAWWQVLTRRPLYAALGLVMLVLVALTVYPGWAAIGSRLGLAPAAPRHVAPPGVYGGIEVGASGIRAVIARFSEDEAGLGDYQELDRRHITSSMITYSTDAVTESVRDIAELYRWVRDGHHLPGDRIVVAVSSGVVNAAELKGPWAVARLETLRREVLQTTGCSMQLITAEQEAELGALGILPPRAIYTALALDLGSGNTKGGYLEKSVGGDRFVPMDIPVGSKSLSLEIDRECGSVDHAPACIDRTIRLHILPILEEKIERKPGLLNRRQVYLSGGIVWALVTLTYPERRDPTVMFTAEDIRGFYNRIVKDPAAVVGPDLSKIQDEAVQQEALQEILNIRDIFHVKQLVAGGALMVLLADRLEFDRKQLYFIRYANQGWFKGYLTRYASRQHARAASR; this is encoded by the coding sequence ATGAAATCCATCGGCAAATACGAGGTAGTGGGCACGATCGGGGCCGGTGCCATGGGCACGGTCTACAAGGGTTACGACCGCCGGCTGGCCCGTTTTGTCGCCATCAAGGCGCTCTTTCCCCAATACATCGACGACGCGGAGAAGGCAGCCCGTTTTCTGAAGGAAGCCCGGGCGCTGGCCCAAATCCCGCATCCCAACATCGTCCAGGTTCACGATCTCTATGAGGAAAACGGGATACCTTACATCGTCATGGAGTATCTGGACGGCCGGAACCTGAAGCAGCTCCGGGATGACGGGGTGCGATTCTCCCTGGCCCAAACGCTGAACATCCTGTCCCAGGTGGCGCACGGGCTGGATTATGCCCACCAGAACAGTGTGATCCACCGGGATGTCAAGCCGGCCAATCTGATTATCACCCGGAGCGGCGCGGTGAAGATCGTCGACTTCGGCATCGCCCGACTGGCCGAATCCACCATCCACACCCGCGAAGGTATTACCGTAGGCACGTTGGCTTACATGAGCCCCGAACAGGCGCGGGGCGAACCGGTAGATGCCCGGGCAGACCAATATTCCCTCGGGGTCATTGCCTACGAGCTGCTGCAAGGCGATAATCCCTTCCAGGCTGAAAACGCCACCGGCGTACTGTACAGAATCCTCACCCATAATCCACCGCTGCTGGGCAGCACGCTGCCCGGATGTCCGCAGGTGCTGAGTGAGGCCGTGGCGCGCATGCTCAACAAGGAGCGCGGCAACCGTTTGGTCAATCTTTCGGATTTCGCCGCATTATGCGAAGAGATCCGACAGCAGGAGGGTCTGACCGACGGCGGTCTGGAGACGCTTTTCGATTCCATCACCCCCGCTGAGGATGCCGAGTCCACGCGGCTCGCGCAACCGGATGACACCACGAGGCGCCACGCCGCCGGCGACACCTTCACCCTGGACGAGGAGACCACGGGCCGGGTGCGCGCCGCCGGCTATGGGCCGCAGGCGCGGGCTGCTTGGTGGCAGGTGTTGACACGGCGGCCGCTCTATGCGGCACTGGGGCTGGTGATGCTGGTGCTGGTTGCCCTGACCGTGTATCCCGGTTGGGCCGCCATCGGATCCAGGCTGGGTCTGGCGCCGGCAGCGCCCCGGCATGTGGCCCCGCCGGGCGTCTACGGCGGCATCGAGGTGGGCGCATCCGGGATTCGGGCGGTCATCGCTCGGTTCAGCGAAGACGAGGCGGGCTTGGGTGACTATCAGGAATTGGATCGCCGCCATATCACCTCGTCGATGATTACCTACAGTACAGACGCCGTGACTGAATCCGTTCGGGACATCGCGGAGCTCTATCGCTGGGTCAGGGACGGACACCATTTGCCGGGGGACCGGATTGTCGTCGCCGTCAGCAGCGGAGTGGTGAACGCCGCGGAACTCAAGGGGCCCTGGGCCGTGGCCCGTCTCGAGACGCTCAGGCGGGAGGTCCTGCAGACCACCGGTTGTTCCATGCAACTCATCACCGCCGAACAGGAAGCCGAGCTTGGCGCACTGGGTATTCTCCCGCCGCGGGCGATTTACACCGCCCTAGCCCTGGATCTGGGCAGTGGGAACACGAAAGGCGGATATCTGGAGAAGAGCGTGGGTGGTGACCGATTCGTGCCCATGGACATTCCGGTGGGTTCCAAGTCACTGTCGCTGGAAATCGACCGGGAATGCGGTTCCGTGGATCACGCCCCGGCCTGCATCGATCGCACCATCCGACTGCACATTCTGCCGATCCTCGAGGAAAAGATCGAGCGCAAGCCCGGTTTGCTCAACCGACGGCAAGTCTATCTCAGCGGCGGAATCGTGTGGGCGCTGGTGACGTTAACCTATCCCGAGCGACGGGATCCCACCGTGATGTTCACCGCCGAGGATATCCGCGGTTTTTACAACCGAATCGTCAAGGATCCTGCCGCAGTGGTCGGCCCGGATCTTTCCAAGATCCAAGACGAGGCGGTGCAGCAGGAAGCCCTGCAGGAAATTCTCAACATCCGCGACATCTTTCATGTCAAACAACTCGTCGCCGGAGGCGCCCTGATGGTCCTGTTGGCCGACCGGCTCGAATTCGACCGGAAGCAGCTCTACTTCATCCGGTACGCCAACCAAGGCTGGTTCAAGGGATACCTGACTCGGTACGCCTCGCGGCAGCATGCGCGGGCTGCGTCCCGCTGA
- a CDS encoding VWA domain-containing protein, with translation MRFADPWWLDWLWGLIPLALAYGLLGGWHRRQLASISRSPEIRRRLLAGVSYPKKIAAACLLLAAYAGCLLALARPQWGTRMESMIRRGVDVLIAVDTSLSMNTPDAPPNRIGKAKRELQALLEEMGDARVGIISFAGSAFLQCPLTVDRSAAALFLELMETGLIPDPGTDIGSAIRLARDTFQRHQQKYKVLVLLTDGENLTGDPEAEAQRAAEEGVVIFTVGVGTPDGQPIPIFNERNEVVDYKRETNGTPVVSRLDESTLAAIARAGNGQYFRASVLEDEVDVLVERIDGMEKKDLQSRMTRRFVDRFQLPLLSAVLSLLVMGLISDGRQSMRRLAADAARWWAYIWHRTGVGRSTKF, from the coding sequence GTGCGTTTTGCTGATCCTTGGTGGCTCGATTGGTTGTGGGGCCTGATACCCCTGGCACTGGCATACGGCCTGCTCGGGGGCTGGCATCGGCGGCAACTGGCAAGCATCAGCCGCTCGCCCGAGATTCGGCGTCGGTTGCTCGCGGGAGTGAGTTATCCAAAAAAGATTGCGGCCGCCTGTTTGCTGCTGGCGGCGTATGCCGGCTGCCTGTTGGCGTTGGCCCGGCCGCAATGGGGCACCCGGATGGAGAGCATGATCCGCCGGGGTGTCGATGTGCTGATCGCGGTGGACACGTCCCTGAGCATGAACACTCCGGATGCACCGCCCAATCGGATCGGCAAAGCGAAACGGGAGTTGCAGGCGTTGCTGGAGGAAATGGGCGACGCGCGCGTGGGGATCATCTCGTTCGCCGGCAGTGCGTTTTTGCAGTGTCCGCTGACCGTGGATCGGTCGGCGGCGGCCTTGTTCCTTGAGCTCATGGAGACCGGACTGATTCCCGATCCAGGCACCGACATCGGATCGGCCATCCGTTTGGCACGGGACACCTTCCAGCGCCACCAGCAGAAGTACAAGGTGCTTGTCCTTTTGACTGACGGGGAGAACCTGACCGGCGACCCCGAGGCCGAAGCTCAACGGGCGGCTGAAGAAGGGGTTGTCATATTCACGGTTGGAGTGGGGACGCCGGACGGGCAACCGATTCCCATTTTCAACGAGCGGAACGAGGTAGTGGATTATAAGCGGGAGACGAATGGCACACCGGTCGTCAGTCGCTTGGACGAATCGACGCTGGCGGCCATAGCTCGCGCAGGCAACGGCCAATATTTCCGCGCGTCGGTGCTGGAAGACGAAGTGGATGTGCTGGTCGAGCGGATTGATGGCATGGAGAAGAAGGATCTTCAGTCCCGGATGACCCGCCGGTTTGTGGATCGTTTCCAGCTTCCACTTCTGTCGGCGGTTCTGTCTCTTCTCGTTATGGGGCTGATCTCCGACGGCCGACAGAGCATGCGTCGGCTGGCGGCCGATGCCGCCCGGTGGTGGGCGTACATCTGGCATCGCACAGGCGTCGGCCGGAGCACGAAGTTCTGA
- a CDS encoding TIGR04013 family B12-binding domain/radical SAM domain-containing protein: MVGKYSAVCAVCLSPISHLFSSSTGYRFPPRGWSRLMKPLAVVFLQQRNNKHSVAALAGALESVEDRLGLTVWFARPRQVIERLSQAAAIHRRVVLAWSFHTPDVLSVAPAFRDIRQQAAANRWPLLGLAGGAHPSGDPAGTLRLGFDYVLRGEAEAGLPHFLAAHAAGGELRGTPGLAWVDNGEYRQNRRPRPVNLDHYPPFAARHGLFAPIEISRGCPCHCGYCQTPALLGRRMRHRSLDKIVHHAEVMRRHGLTDLRFVSTNAFAWGSADGHTPNPAGIEALLKALGGIFDKGRIYFGSFPSEVRPDSVTPELAVMVRRLAGNDNVVIGAQSGSDRMLERLRRGHNVAQVVRAVEILRAVGFRVYVDFIFALPGEREDDRRLTRSLMRCVSDLGAIVHGHTFLPLPGTPLNRAKPGRVDLETRQLALELAGTGRLCGHWRQQEELAVRLEQFFRGQSPATSTGDDL, translated from the coding sequence TTGGTTGGCAAATACTCAGCTGTCTGCGCCGTCTGTTTATCTCCCATTTCGCATCTATTTTCATCCTCGACTGGGTATCGATTTCCCCCGCGCGGCTGGAGCCGCCTCATGAAGCCACTTGCGGTGGTGTTTCTGCAGCAACGGAACAACAAGCACAGCGTAGCTGCTCTGGCCGGCGCACTGGAGTCGGTCGAAGATCGCCTCGGATTGACGGTCTGGTTCGCCCGGCCGCGTCAGGTGATCGAACGCCTGAGCCAAGCGGCCGCCATTCATCGCCGGGTGGTTCTGGCCTGGTCATTCCACACACCCGATGTCCTATCGGTAGCGCCGGCCTTCCGAGACATTCGTCAACAGGCGGCGGCGAACCGCTGGCCGTTGCTCGGACTCGCCGGCGGCGCACACCCTTCAGGCGATCCGGCCGGGACGTTGCGGCTGGGCTTCGACTACGTGCTGCGCGGCGAGGCGGAGGCCGGTTTGCCGCACTTTCTGGCGGCGCACGCCGCCGGCGGCGAACTGCGGGGTACTCCGGGGCTAGCCTGGGTGGACAATGGCGAGTACCGTCAGAACCGCCGCCCGCGCCCCGTCAACCTGGATCATTATCCCCCGTTTGCCGCCCGTCACGGCTTGTTCGCGCCCATTGAAATCAGCCGCGGTTGTCCTTGTCACTGCGGATACTGTCAGACGCCTGCGCTGCTCGGCCGGCGGATGCGTCACCGCAGTCTCGATAAAATAGTCCATCATGCCGAGGTCATGCGCCGCCACGGTCTAACCGACCTGCGTTTTGTATCGACCAATGCGTTCGCTTGGGGTTCAGCCGACGGACACACCCCCAATCCGGCGGGTATCGAAGCTCTGTTGAAGGCGCTGGGTGGCATTTTTGACAAAGGCCGCATCTACTTCGGTTCTTTTCCCTCCGAGGTCCGACCCGATTCCGTCACACCCGAGCTTGCTGTAATGGTCCGCCGGCTGGCTGGCAACGATAATGTCGTGATCGGCGCCCAATCCGGCAGCGACCGCATGCTGGAGCGCCTGCGCCGCGGTCACAATGTGGCCCAGGTAGTTCGGGCCGTGGAGATCCTGCGTGCGGTCGGCTTCCGCGTGTACGTTGATTTTATCTTCGCTCTGCCCGGTGAGCGGGAAGATGATCGGAGGTTGACCCGCTCGCTGATGCGCTGTGTTTCGGATCTGGGTGCGATCGTCCACGGCCACACATTTTTACCTCTGCCGGGTACGCCGCTCAATCGCGCCAAGCCGGGACGGGTGGATTTAGAAACTCGCCAGCTGGCCCTCGAGCTGGCCGGCACTGGACGGCTTTGTGGGCATTGGCGCCAGCAGGAAGAGCTGGCTGTCCGCCTGGAGCAGTTTTTCCGGGGCCAATCGCCGGCCACGTCCACCGGTGACGATCTCTGA
- a CDS encoding MBL fold metallo-hydrolase, whose protein sequence is MWITEPFYWQWNRANIWLIRGRDRDVLLDAGTGVADLRAALADQLGKPLLAVASHIHFDHAGGLAVFDNVAVHAAEAAALACADPTLTLSDPAMGWILDDHFTRLPVPGFRAADYRFRAVPPVRLLADGDYVELGDRTLEVIHLPGHSPGSIALYEPVSQELYAGDVVYDGALLDTLPGSDREAYAASAHRLLHLPVRIVYPGHHKPFDGDYLRELLAGYLSRRVQ, encoded by the coding sequence ATGTGGATCACCGAACCGTTCTACTGGCAGTGGAATCGGGCGAACATATGGCTCATCCGCGGCCGGGATCGAGACGTGCTTCTGGATGCGGGCACGGGTGTCGCCGATTTGCGGGCGGCGCTGGCGGATCAGCTGGGCAAGCCGCTGTTGGCCGTGGCCTCCCATATTCATTTTGATCATGCCGGGGGCTTGGCGGTGTTTGACAACGTGGCGGTTCACGCGGCGGAAGCGGCGGCGCTGGCATGCGCCGATCCGACGCTGACCCTGAGCGATCCGGCCATGGGTTGGATTCTGGACGATCATTTCACCCGTCTGCCGGTGCCGGGATTCCGGGCTGCCGATTACCGCTTTCGGGCCGTGCCCCCCGTCCGCCTGTTAGCAGACGGGGATTATGTGGAATTGGGTGACCGGACACTGGAAGTGATCCACCTGCCAGGACACTCACCAGGAAGCATCGCCCTGTATGAACCCGTCAGCCAGGAACTCTATGCCGGTGATGTCGTGTACGACGGTGCACTCTTGGACACGCTGCCCGGTAGCGACCGCGAGGCATACGCCGCTTCCGCCCACCGCCTGTTGCACCTGCCCGTCCGAATCGTCTATCCCGGCCATCACAAGCCGTTCGATGGCGACTACCTGCGCGAGCTCCTCGCCGGCTATCTTTCCCGCCGCGTTCAATGA
- a CDS encoding protein BatD — protein MTIENLHRRYSVGLAGLLTGLVVLNAMGGLARGEGGKVRAAASADRIGLENTVTLEITIDGSDAAGAEIVEKPSARDFRLIGGPNVSTQFRFVNGSASFTKVIAFTFMPLKTGGLELPSVKIRLDGQVTRTDPIPVEVVAGSVLPSSPGTRSPFGTLDPFDSDAEAGAPVDPGDDLLLRLESPVRTVCVGQPVPLDLVLYYRVRIGGADLEKEGKFEGFWVETVELDPRDPNRVGRREHDSRVYNTQVLRRWVLFPLRPGRFDADPWILRILVETPTQSFFGMTRRQVVLRRTNSITIDVSDFPRAGRPATFHGLCGRYEIQADLDKSAVATGEAATVRLTVQGEGNLRNIPEQRLTETPGCKIYAPKVQDNIRLEGGTLRGSRTWEFVVIPLESGVFELSVPALSFFDPESRTYRSVTPPAMRLNATGERVTGTGAGNTGGFTMPIQMKGRDIRHIHTGPALEQTPPGRLYRRPWFLAIFGVLTIVTLGAVVIDERRRYLSRDRRSWARSRAAVQARRDLRACSALGRKGLSAELFTGVYRLLQNYLQARFGVNSLELTGARLRQVLSAHQVSEATTADLLDILQQCECYRYAPAVAETFRPKELLARLERLIRIMEGGQP, from the coding sequence GTGACCATTGAGAATCTGCATCGTCGGTACTCGGTTGGCTTAGCTGGCCTGCTGACGGGCTTGGTCGTTTTGAACGCGATGGGCGGGCTGGCGCGGGGCGAAGGAGGGAAAGTCCGGGCTGCGGCGAGTGCCGACCGGATCGGTCTGGAGAATACGGTCACACTGGAGATTACCATCGACGGCTCGGACGCTGCCGGGGCGGAGATCGTGGAGAAGCCGTCTGCGCGGGATTTCCGGCTGATTGGCGGACCGAATGTCTCCACGCAATTCCGCTTCGTCAACGGCAGTGCGTCTTTCACCAAAGTGATCGCTTTCACGTTCATGCCACTCAAGACTGGCGGCCTGGAATTGCCGTCCGTGAAGATCCGGCTGGACGGGCAGGTGACCAGGACCGATCCGATACCCGTGGAAGTAGTGGCCGGCAGCGTGTTGCCATCCAGTCCGGGCACACGATCGCCTTTTGGCACGCTGGATCCATTCGACTCGGATGCCGAAGCCGGTGCACCGGTTGATCCGGGAGATGACCTGTTGCTCCGTTTGGAAAGCCCGGTCCGCACCGTCTGCGTCGGTCAGCCTGTTCCGCTGGATTTGGTGTTGTATTACCGGGTCCGAATCGGCGGCGCCGATCTGGAAAAAGAGGGCAAATTCGAGGGGTTTTGGGTGGAGACCGTTGAGCTTGACCCCCGAGATCCAAACCGCGTGGGCCGAAGGGAACACGACAGCCGGGTGTACAACACGCAGGTGCTCCGCCGCTGGGTGCTGTTTCCTTTGCGGCCGGGGCGGTTTGACGCGGACCCGTGGATCCTCAGAATTCTGGTGGAAACGCCGACGCAGTCATTTTTCGGAATGACCCGACGCCAGGTCGTACTCCGCCGCACGAACTCCATCACGATTGACGTGAGCGACTTTCCCCGGGCCGGCCGGCCGGCCACTTTTCACGGATTGTGTGGCCGGTACGAGATTCAGGCCGACTTGGACAAATCAGCGGTTGCAACGGGAGAGGCGGCCACCGTACGACTGACCGTGCAGGGGGAGGGCAACCTGCGCAACATCCCCGAGCAACGGTTGACGGAAACGCCGGGATGCAAAATCTATGCACCCAAAGTTCAAGACAACATCCGCCTGGAAGGCGGCACACTGCGTGGAAGCCGAACCTGGGAATTTGTGGTGATTCCTCTTGAATCCGGCGTCTTCGAGCTGTCTGTCCCTGCGCTGTCCTTCTTCGATCCGGAATCACGAACCTACCGGTCCGTGACCCCTCCAGCCATGCGGTTAAACGCCACAGGCGAACGAGTGACCGGGACTGGTGCGGGCAATACCGGTGGATTCACCATGCCAATTCAGATGAAGGGCCGGGATATCCGACATATTCATACAGGACCCGCACTCGAGCAAACCCCGCCGGGGCGGCTGTATCGCCGCCCTTGGTTTCTGGCGATATTCGGTGTTCTTACGATCGTGACACTGGGGGCTGTCGTCATCGATGAACGGCGCCGATATCTCAGTCGCGACCGGCGCAGCTGGGCGCGTTCCCGAGCAGCGGTACAGGCACGCCGGGATCTCCGCGCCTGTTCCGCACTTGGTCGGAAAGGGCTCTCCGCGGAGTTGTTTACCGGGGTCTATCGACTGCTCCAGAACTATCTTCAGGCCCGGTTCGGTGTCAACAGTCTTGAGTTGACGGGCGCCCGGCTTCGGCAGGTGCTGTCGGCACACCAGGTCAGTGAAGCCACCACCGCCGATCTGTTGGACATACTCCAACAGTGTGAATGCTATCGCTACGCTCCGGCAGTGGCAGAAACGTTCCGGCCCAAGGAACTCCTGGCGCGGCTCGAACGGCTGATACGGATTATGGAAGGAGGTCAGCCATGA